gatggataagtAGGGGTTCAATTGGATCTGTGGGAGATCAATTGGGGTGGGAAGGCATTTGTGTTGATGGTTTGGTTGGGTTTGGTTTATATCCatatatatctttcttttatgACAATGTTTTTAGGTGGGCGGACAGGAGATATTGAGGGAAGTTTCCTTGTCAATATCTCCATTACTTTCTACGAATCTTTCGAAGATattctgcctccacggcagtggcccccggagggccagcggagcgtcattttGAGTACATGGATAATATAGAGATACAATGGGACTATCGAAGAACCATTTATTTACCCAAACACTTTAACAAACGCTTGCTAATCGCATCGTTCTATCTTGCAGAGCCAAACTATCAGGCGAATTCGGCACACCAGATACAACACCTCCAACAGTTCCCGTCATAAAACCTACATTTCTACCTACCCGTACTACATCCTCCCTCCGCGCAACTTGGCTTGGACATGCCTGTTACTATGTCGAATATCCCTCTGGTCTACGTGTACTCTTCGATCCTGTCTTTGAAGAACGTTGTTCGCCATTCTCATTTATGGGTCCCAAACGCTATACACCTATCCCTTGCAAATTATCCGAGATTccaattgttgattttgtggTTATAAGTCATAGTCATTATGATCATTTAAGTCATCCTACAGTTATGGAAATCCATAAAAGTCATCCAAATGCTCAATTTATTGTAGGGCTAGGATTGAAGAAGTGGTTTAAGGAATgtggaattgagaattgtGTAGAGATGGATTGGTGggaagatattgatgttaCTTTATCTCCTATTACAGGAGAGAAACGTATTTCTACCTCCTCTCAGACATCTTCCAAGAACTCCCCACCaccttcatcctcttcttcgtctccTACATCCATATCTCCTATAACAGCCCGCATAAGTTGTCTTCCTTCGCAACATACATCTGCACGTACTGCCTTTGATAAAGGGCATACACTGTGGTGTTCATTTGCTGTTACATCTGACTCAAAATCCGTTTGGTTTGGTGGAGATACTGGTTATCGAGCAGTTCCCAAAGTTCCTAAAGGGACTGATGATTATGGACCTGAATATCAACATTTACCTGTTTGTCCTGCCTTTAAAGAGATTGGAGAATTGAGAGGACCATTTGATTTGGGACTTATTCCTATTGGTGCTTATGGTATGTTTTGgatattcttaaattctGACtcctttgttttttttttttttttttttgtggaAAGTATGATAGTGATAATCTTCCCATCTATCATACTTTACACATTTTTaaacttctctctctccatgcCCTCAAACCATGAAACTAATATCCTCCTCTAGAACCCCGTCACATTTTCTCACCCATGCACGCTAACCCTTTCGATTCGGTCAATATATTTCTGGATACCAAGTGTAAACGTGCCATGGGGATTCATTGGGGAACATGGGTTTTAACACCTGAAGCGGTTATGGAACCGCctcaattattgaaaaaggctTTGGGTTGGAAAAATTTGCCTGAGGTGGgtgtgtttgatgtttgcGATATTGGGGAGAGTAGAGAATTTTAGGGGGCGTTTGTATTTGgggggagatggggagagTATGTAGaggggagatggaggaggggagatgatgataaagatgatgatgtcatttgtaaatatttaaatcGGTTGTAGACAATTGGTTTGATACGCGATTTTATCAATACATTTGAAGATAAACATTCTATTAAATATCCAGCAATCTATATGTATCATATAATACGAGTAAaatgtattgtatttttgtGTTAATAGAAGTCTTATAGTTACAAATATCTTATTGAGAACAACCattaattatcaatcaaataatgAATTAGTTAATTACATCAGCGCCTGCGATACAGCTAACTTAAATAGTTGGAAACCAATCTACTACGTATAGGTACCTCGTATGCATGTTCGATCGTCTCCCTCCTGATCGATCTTTGGGATATTGTGGATGTTGTGGATGCTCGGTCAGCTTGTgttgattgatattatttatttgtttatttattttgtaaTGAACAATAGATGAGTAAGTGATTAATAGATATAGTTAAGTTATAACTACTTATTATTTATcttctaaatatatattagatatgTACGAGGGTGTGTGTATCTTTGAATAGGTAGTGTTAGGCAAAAGAATCGAAgtcatcaaaattataatgagattttaattattgttattattattattaatataatattatagatatcaataattgtACTTTACAAACCTCTTGTATAGATTTTGATGTAaaaaatgattcaaatcTGAGATCCTTTCCTCAATGTTATTTTTGGTTAAATTGATGGTTAGTTATTGGATTTCAAAGTAGATAAGTTTGTGTTTATTTTGCTAAGGAAATATACTCACCCGTGCACACACACCCGGCACTTATCAAAGAGACGCCCTCGAATTGGTAACCCACCTTACAGATCAATTAAAATGTGGTACTTTTGCTCTCTTGGAATTAGTCAAGACCCCCGGACCGAGGGGGGGGGTTGATTTCCAAGCAATTGATACTTTTTTGTCCCTCTTggatttatcatcatcatcatcgtcgtcatcgtcaCACATAGCTACAGATTTGTTGGTCATACATAGATTTGGACATTCGTAGACATAGACATAGAACGGAATAATCCCATTGCGgcaatacatacatacacacctacctacctacctacctatataAATCTCTCAATTAAACCCTTTCATTCCTttgtctcttttcttctcccccTCCTACTTTCCTCATGTTCAAAACATCTTTCCATCGACTTTTCCAATCTTCTCCTAAAAATCATACCGTTTCTCATTTTCCCACTCCATTCCACACCATCACACGCACCATGACCTCCTCAGCAGCTCCCAACAGACCAAGCGGTCTCCTCGCCACATCCGGCATCGAGCTGCTCACGTTTGGAACGCCCAACGGGCACAAAATCAGCATATTGCTCGAGGAGCTCAAAGCCGCCTACGGAAAACAATACACGTATCAATCGATTAATATCATGGAAAACATccagaaagaagaatggtTCACGAAATTCAGTCCGAATGGAAGGATTCCGGCGATTGTGGATCATGATCGCAATGGATTTGCGGTGTTTGAGGGGGCGGCTATTTTGGCGTATTTGACGAGGAATTATGATGTGGAGAGGAGGTTTAgttttgaagatgaggatgatagGAGTAGAGTTGAGCAGTGGGTTGCTTGGCAGtgagtttttatttttatgtTGTTACGTTTTTATGTTCTCGctatttccttttcctttattctttgttctctctctctctctctctctctctctctctctctctctctctctctttttacttgagaagaaggagagaagaggacTGGAGAGGGTGGAGAATtacatagatatagatacgaaagagaagaaaagtaCACACTCAACTAACAACCCCCAGACACGGCGGTCTAGGCCCAATGCAAGGTCAAGCAAACCACTTCTACCGCCTGGCCAAAGAACGCATTCCCTACCCAACCCAACGCTACGTAGGCGAAACCGAGCGTCTCTACGGCGTTCTGGACGCCCATCTCGCCGATCGCGAGTACATTGTCGGCCCCGGAAAGGGAAAGTATAGTATTGCCGATATTGCGAATTTCAGCTGGGTCAACGTGGCGTATTTCGCGGGGGTGGATTTGGCGAAGTTTACGAATCTGGAGAGTTGGTGGAAGAGGATTAATGAGAGGGATGCGGTGAAGAAGGGTACCAGTGTGCCCAGTGAGAGTCGATTGATTAATGAGGCGTATAAGAAGAGGGTAGAGGATGATCAGGAGTttagggagggagaggagaagttgAGGAAACTGGGGGAGGAGGCGAAGGTTCAGTATGGGTATAAGtattcttctccttgatcTGGATTCTCGGATTGATTGGGGGTGGATTGATTATGAGAATGGATGGAGCGCTAGGTTTATAGGGAGGGAGAGACGGAGAGACGGAGGGGAGTATAAAAGGTCTATCatgataataaaataatgatttcaTTTGCTTCGATTCGCCTTTTCCCGATCTTGCAATACCCATCGCAAAATACCAAGCAGCAAGTAAACGTGATCAGAACAAATTATCTCAATTCTCTATATCTATGTCTGTCTATGTCTGTCTATGTCTGTCTATGTCTGTCTATGTCTGTCTATGTCTATGTCTATGTCTATGTCTATGTCTATGTCTACGATGAACGAGCTAATCTACCCTACTCCaaacatatatatttatcaGTGTTACATACAATCAACTCGATtgatgggggcaagcccccaaacccccttttgctcgctgcgctcgaggGTTCGGTTTTGTgggtttgatttttgatttggtcggatgaaatggatgtatgtatgtatatatacatgtatgtaataaatataatgtGGAAAAAAAGTCGAGTCGAGTATTAATGTGGCTTACATGTATATTCTCACATTGGAGCTATTATTATTGGGGTACATGTACTGCGGAGTGTATTTGTTGTGTGGGGAGACGTACGAATGAATACCTTTCTTGCGTTTCGGTAAATATTAAGATTCAGATTAAGCGTAACGACCTTATTGCATGGAGAGAGTGGTGGTTTGGATGGGAtttgttttcatttttctttcttggggAAGTGCTGGTGATTGGTATTATCTATTATGTGAGGGGgtgtttggtttggttgaGTTTGGTGATGTGGAAATAgagatagaaatagaaatagacaTGTATAATGTATAATGTATAATGTAAAACGAGATACTTCTCATTTAGAGAttcgtatcatatcatatgaGATGGTGGAAAATCAAGAGCAGCGAAAACCATACCTTGGAGTGTAAGAGAGAGGattcgagcgcagcgaggccgtgggggtttgggggcttgcccccatgaATATGGGAATCGATCAGTAGAAGTAGAGAAGTCACGCTGCTGAAATTTGGATGTCGTTTCTCGTGGATGGAGGATTGGCTTAGGGTACCGGTATATTGTGTGTGTTTGAATTCCTGTGATATATATGGGGAATACTGTGGTGTTTGTCTGGATCTTTATGATTGGGCATTAAGTACGTGTACTATACTGCTAGCTTAAAGGCTTTGTTAGTTGGGGAGTAGGGTgtcatttatatatatatgtaagtgtgtatgtatgtatgtattgttGTTATTTGTTTATCCCATCCTATCTTTTTCCTATTTGTCCCTTTTCACATTCGTCTTCTGTTACGAAATATATATGACTCCCATCCTTATGATCCATCCGAGGTACCGTACCCCCTCGATTCGCGTGCTCGAGTGTTTTCGGCTAAAACacgattcattcattcaggTGCTACCCCGCAATATCGTATCCTGTAGGTCATAATTCACCCACTCACCCCCACACTACCCGTACAACAAGGTTGTACTTCCGATGAGTATTGCAGAAGAAAAGCTTATGCACTCACACATAGCAATTGAGTGGTCATTCTTCCATTTCGGATTCTCTAGACTTGTTTCGACTCGCCGGGGTTTGCTTGGCTGAATTGCGAGATCCGTCGCGTTAGCTCCCGCATGCATAAGGTTAGGTTAAATGGTT
The sequence above is drawn from the Botrytis cinerea B05.10 chromosome 11, complete sequence genome and encodes:
- the Bcgst3 gene encoding Bcgst3; this translates as MFKTSFHRLFQSSPKNHTVSHFPTPFHTITRTMTSSAAPNRPSGLLATSGIELLTFGTPNGHKISILLEELKAAYGKQYTYQSINIMENIQKEEWFTKFSPNGRIPAIVDHDRNGFAVFEGAAILAYLTRNYDVERRFSFEDEDDRSRVEQWVAWQHGGLGPMQGQANHFYRLAKERIPYPTQRYVGETERLYGVLDAHLADREYIVGPGKGKYSIADIANFSWVNVAYFAGVDLAKFTNLESWWKRINERDAVKKGTSVPSESRLINEAYKKRVEDDQEFREGEEKLRKLGEEAKVQYGYKYSSP
- the Bcfmp30 gene encoding Bcfmp30; protein product: MRISPLHYLLKPRHRPRQLPRLRKISFFSSSSSSANSNPSTPNPKHTLKAMSGSVIGATLYAASMSSPAALDKIPENAKEKRHHLKEGEGTGFTNPWESWKEMGVVGIGMAVARAKLSGEFGTPDTTPPTVPVIKPTFLPTRTTSSLRATWLGHACYYVEYPSGLRVLFDPVFEERCSPFSFMGPKRYTPIPCKLSEIPIVDFVVISHSHYDHLSHPTVMEIHKSHPNAQFIVGLGLKKWFKECGIENCVEMDWWEDIDVTLSPITGEKRISTSSQTSSKNSPPPSSSSSSPTSISPITARISCLPSQHTSARTAFDKGHTLWCSFAVTSDSKSVWFGGDTGYRAVPKVPKGTDDYGPEYQHLPVCPAFKEIGELRGPFDLGLIPIGAYEPRHIFSPMHANPFDSVNIFLDTKCKRAMGIHWGTWVLTPEAVMEPPQLLKKALGWKNLPEVGVFDVCDIGESREF